A part of Paraliobacillus zengyii genomic DNA contains:
- a CDS encoding YhgE/Pip domain-containing protein yields the protein MRNIGRIFKTDWFNIIKTPVALFLIVALMILPSLYAWFNLKASWDPYSNTSDIAIAVTNEDSGAIIRDDDVNVGDQIIANLKENDGLGWQFVSKQAAEKGVRNGDFYASITIPEDFSEKIGTLLDDEQIKPEIEYSVNEKINAIAPKMASSGATTIIAQTSDTFIETVSESVLTIFNDIGIELEQELPTIRNIESKIFALENRLPDIEEMGNKAIQLEEKIPEINKQADKILQLEAEMPAIMEAAETVVTLEDKLPEIEKVGDEILIIQEEMPEIQRIADAIIEVDENFNQVEQLVSDGLEDIQKAQQVVFRAQEALPEIERIAESGAAYTDAIATFLEDNKDAFDTVTPVLKQNLLLYQQTAEEVHQFAVALDNDELSTSEIEEKIPVLNTDLEASITSIDQSVQVMEAINQQQNDDALTSDIEKLKALGANFEEEQVLITEMNQDVESISQEIINQLVNVSEEAVATSTDLVDRFDETINPLLSSGLEQLQIDATNASEDLQKAQENLPEIETILENTENSLQYGEEEISQLQEQLPEIGDEIHQTAIAINEKMDDVMAGIDAAADFYENSFPEIEEKIHQAADFVNNDLPEAAAEITKVADFIENKLPQVEEAVGKIADLVRDDLPGLEDTVRNTADKIREFESEQDLADIIKLLKNDIKQESDFLANPIELKENKVFPIPNYGSANSPFYTTLSLWVGALLLISLLRVDVANKDELYKHTHIYFGRGLTFASIGIMQALIVTLGDMFILGAYVAEPIWFVIFGIFISLVFMSIVYTLVSVFGNVGKGVAIIFLVLQLSGSGGTFPIQVAPPFFQAINPYLPFTYAISLLREAVGGMIQAIVIRDILVLLAFMIGAIVFAVFLKKPLANKIDHVSNEAKKSELIH from the coding sequence TTGCGTAACATTGGCAGGATTTTTAAAACGGACTGGTTTAATATAATCAAAACACCAGTTGCTTTATTTTTGATTGTGGCTTTAATGATATTACCATCCCTATATGCTTGGTTTAACTTAAAGGCATCTTGGGACCCTTATTCCAATACAAGTGATATCGCAATAGCAGTTACCAATGAAGATAGTGGCGCAATAATTCGAGATGATGATGTTAACGTTGGAGATCAAATTATTGCGAATTTAAAAGAGAATGATGGACTTGGTTGGCAATTTGTTTCAAAACAAGCAGCTGAAAAAGGAGTAAGGAATGGAGATTTCTATGCAAGTATAACTATTCCCGAGGACTTCTCAGAAAAGATCGGGACTTTATTAGATGATGAACAAATTAAACCGGAGATAGAATATAGTGTTAATGAAAAAATTAATGCGATCGCTCCTAAAATGGCATCTTCTGGCGCGACAACAATAATAGCGCAAACAAGTGATACTTTCATAGAAACAGTCAGTGAATCAGTATTAACTATATTTAATGATATAGGAATTGAATTAGAACAAGAATTGCCAACAATAAGGAATATTGAAAGTAAAATTTTTGCATTAGAAAATCGCTTGCCAGATATTGAAGAGATGGGTAATAAAGCAATTCAATTAGAAGAGAAAATTCCTGAAATTAATAAACAGGCAGATAAAATCTTACAATTAGAAGCAGAGATGCCCGCAATTATGGAAGCTGCAGAAACAGTCGTCACACTTGAGGATAAGTTACCTGAAATTGAAAAAGTCGGGGATGAAATTTTAATTATCCAAGAAGAAATGCCAGAAATTCAACGTATTGCAGATGCAATTATTGAAGTGGATGAAAACTTCAATCAAGTTGAACAGTTAGTAAGTGATGGATTAGAAGATATACAAAAGGCACAGCAAGTAGTATTTCGAGCACAAGAGGCCTTGCCGGAAATCGAAAGAATTGCGGAATCTGGTGCAGCTTATACGGATGCAATAGCTACCTTTTTAGAAGACAATAAAGATGCTTTTGATACAGTTACACCTGTTTTAAAACAAAATCTACTTTTGTATCAACAAACAGCGGAAGAAGTTCATCAATTTGCAGTGGCACTTGACAATGATGAACTATCAACAAGTGAAATAGAGGAAAAAATTCCTGTGTTAAACACAGATTTAGAAGCAAGCATAACAAGTATTGATCAATCAGTACAAGTGATGGAAGCTATTAATCAACAACAAAACGATGATGCACTTACTTCTGATATAGAGAAACTAAAAGCATTGGGAGCTAATTTTGAAGAAGAACAAGTTTTAATAACCGAAATGAACCAAGATGTGGAAAGTATTTCCCAAGAAATAATCAACCAATTAGTTAATGTATCGGAAGAGGCAGTAGCAACTTCTACTGATCTGGTTGACCGTTTTGATGAAACAATTAATCCATTACTTAGTAGTGGACTTGAACAATTACAAATAGATGCTACTAATGCGTCAGAAGATTTACAAAAAGCACAAGAAAACTTGCCTGAAATTGAAACGATATTAGAAAACACGGAAAACTCTTTACAATATGGTGAAGAAGAAATAAGTCAATTACAAGAACAGTTACCCGAAATTGGTGATGAAATTCATCAAACTGCAATAGCAATAAATGAAAAAATGGATGACGTAATGGCTGGAATAGATGCTGCTGCAGATTTTTATGAAAATAGCTTTCCAGAAATAGAGGAAAAAATCCATCAGGCAGCAGATTTTGTAAATAATGATTTACCAGAAGCAGCCGCTGAAATCACTAAAGTAGCAGATTTCATTGAAAACAAACTGCCACAGGTAGAAGAAGCTGTTGGGAAAATCGCTGACCTCGTTAGGGATGATTTACCAGGTTTAGAAGACACGGTCCGAAATACAGCTGATAAGATTCGAGAATTTGAATCAGAACAAGATTTAGCCGATATTATTAAACTGTTAAAGAATGATATTAAACAAGAGAGTGACTTCTTAGCAAATCCAATTGAATTAAAAGAGAACAAGGTATTTCCTATTCCTAATTATGGATCAGCAAATTCACCATTCTATACGACATTAAGCTTGTGGGTAGGTGCATTACTTTTAATTTCACTACTTCGAGTCGATGTTGCGAATAAAGATGAATTGTATAAACATACGCATATATACTTTGGCAGGGGATTAACATTTGCTTCTATAGGTATTATGCAAGCTCTGATCGTAACATTAGGTGATATGTTTATTTTAGGTGCATATGTCGCAGAACCAATCTGGTTTGTTATATTTGGTATCTTTATTAGTTTGGTTTTCATGTCAATTGTATACACGCTTGTATCTGTATTTGGAAATGTTGGTAAAGGTGTAGCAATTATATTCCTAGTACTTCAACTATCTGGATCTGGTGGAACTTTCCCAATCCAAGTTGCACCACCATTCTTTCAAGCGATTAATCCATATTTACCATTCACCTATGCGATTAGCTTATTACGTGAAGCAGTAGGTGGAATGATTCAGGCTATTGTGATTCGAGATATTTTAGTATTACTAGCCTTTATGATTGGCGCCATTGTGTTTGCTGTATTCTTGAAGAAACCATTAGCAAACAAAATCGATCATGTTTCAAATGAAGCGAAAAAAAGTGAATTGATTCATTAA
- the trxA gene encoding thioredoxin: MAIVKADDKTFAEETGSGVVLADFWATWCGPCKMIAPVLEEIDGEMSDKVKIVKLDVDENQETAGKYGVMSIPTLLLFKDGEIVEQVVGFQPKEALVELINQHA; this comes from the coding sequence ATGGCAATTGTAAAAGCTGACGATAAAACATTTGCAGAAGAAACAGGTTCAGGCGTAGTATTAGCGGACTTTTGGGCAACTTGGTGTGGACCTTGTAAAATGATCGCACCAGTATTAGAGGAAATCGATGGCGAAATGAGCGATAAAGTTAAAATCGTAAAATTAGACGTAGATGAAAACCAAGAAACAGCTGGAAAATACGGCGTCATGAGTATTCCAACGCTTCTTCTTTTCAAAGATGGAGAAATCGTAGAGCAAGTTGTTGGTTTCCAACCAAAAGAAGCATTAGTTGAGTTAATTAACCAACACGCATAA
- the uvrC gene encoding excinuclease ABC subunit UvrC, which produces MSDKIKEKLAVLPAQPGCYLMKDKHSTIIYVGKSKLLRNRVRSYFTGANDQKTQRLVQEIVDFEYIVTSSEIEALILEMNLIKKYDPKYNVLLKDDKSYPYLKITNERHPRLLITRRVYKDKGKYFGPYPNVIAARETKKLLDRIYPLRKCNNPPGRHCLYYHMDQCLACSEDPPSEDRYKNIVQDIVSFLNGGHQSIKRNLKEKMEQASDVLNFERAMELRDQIQHIEAVMEQQKMTLNDEVNRDVFHYAYDKGWMCVQVFFIRQGKLIERDVSIFPFFDEAEETFMSFIGRFYLHQNHPKPKQILVPAPIEFQLLKELLEVDVTIPYRGRKKELVDLAGKNAEIALEEKFSLIERDEARTIKAVEDLGERLNIEIPHRIEAFDNSNIQGTDPVSAMVVFSDGRPLKKEYRKYKVRDVEGPDDYETMREVIRRRYTRVLKEGYPLPDLIVIDGGKGQMNAAFDVLENELGLDIPLCGLAKDDKHKTSELLYGNPPEVIELERQSQEFYLIQRIQDEVHRFAITFHRQLRGKSAFKSELDSIPGVGEKRRKLLLTHFKSITDIKEASLDELKRLGIPEPTAQIILEHLKKDKDDSEIETTKEP; this is translated from the coding sequence ATGTCTGATAAAATAAAAGAAAAATTAGCAGTATTGCCGGCACAGCCCGGTTGTTATTTAATGAAAGATAAACACAGTACGATAATTTATGTAGGTAAATCAAAATTATTAAGAAATCGTGTTCGTTCCTATTTTACTGGCGCAAATGATCAAAAAACACAACGATTAGTTCAAGAAATTGTAGATTTTGAATATATCGTTACATCTTCAGAAATTGAAGCATTAATTCTAGAGATGAATTTAATAAAAAAATACGATCCGAAATACAATGTATTACTAAAGGATGATAAAAGTTATCCTTATTTAAAAATCACTAATGAAAGACATCCTAGATTGTTAATCACTCGACGTGTATACAAAGACAAAGGCAAGTATTTCGGCCCTTATCCAAATGTTATCGCAGCAAGGGAAACTAAGAAATTATTAGATCGTATTTATCCATTGCGAAAATGTAACAATCCTCCGGGAAGACATTGTTTGTATTATCATATGGATCAATGTCTTGCTTGCTCAGAAGACCCGCCTTCAGAAGATAGGTACAAAAATATCGTTCAAGATATTGTTTCTTTTTTAAATGGTGGACACCAATCCATTAAACGAAATTTAAAAGAAAAGATGGAACAAGCGAGTGATGTATTGAATTTTGAACGGGCAATGGAATTACGTGACCAGATTCAGCATATTGAAGCGGTAATGGAACAACAGAAAATGACTTTAAATGATGAAGTTAATCGTGATGTTTTTCATTATGCTTATGATAAAGGATGGATGTGTGTTCAAGTTTTCTTTATTCGTCAAGGTAAATTAATTGAAAGAGATGTTTCGATTTTCCCGTTTTTTGATGAGGCAGAAGAGACTTTTATGAGTTTCATTGGCCGTTTTTATTTACATCAAAACCATCCAAAACCTAAACAAATTCTTGTCCCAGCACCGATAGAATTTCAACTCCTAAAAGAATTATTGGAAGTAGATGTGACGATTCCATATCGAGGAAGAAAAAAGGAATTGGTTGATTTAGCAGGCAAAAACGCTGAAATTGCTTTGGAAGAGAAGTTCTCCTTAATTGAACGCGATGAAGCACGCACAATTAAAGCTGTGGAAGATTTAGGTGAACGGTTAAATATTGAAATACCACATCGAATTGAGGCATTTGACAATTCAAATATTCAAGGTACAGATCCTGTTTCAGCGATGGTTGTATTTAGTGATGGTCGGCCATTAAAAAAGGAATATCGTAAATATAAAGTTCGTGATGTTGAAGGACCTGATGACTATGAAACAATGCGTGAAGTTATACGGCGTCGTTACACGCGGGTTTTAAAGGAAGGTTATCCCCTTCCAGATCTAATTGTAATTGATGGTGGGAAAGGACAGATGAACGCAGCGTTTGATGTATTAGAAAACGAGCTTGGCTTGGATATTCCGTTGTGTGGATTGGCGAAAGACGATAAGCACAAAACAAGCGAATTATTATATGGAAATCCACCAGAAGTTATTGAGTTAGAACGCCAATCACAAGAATTTTATTTAATACAACGTATTCAAGATGAGGTACACCGTTTTGCGATAACATTTCATCGACAGCTGCGTGGAAAAAGTGCTTTCAAATCAGAGCTAGATTCCATACCTGGTGTTGGAGAAAAGCGACGTAAATTACTGCTAACACACTTTAAATCGATTACAGACATTAAAGAAGCTTCATTAGATGAATTAAAACGGTTAGGGATTCCAGAACCAACCGCCCAGATAATATTGGAACATCTAAAGAAGGATAAAGACGACAGCGAAATAGAGACCACTAAAGAACCATAA
- a CDS encoding endonuclease MutS2: MNPRIFKVLEFDRIIQMLKDQAASSLGKESANRLKPSTNLPEVLRLQDETDEAVSIVRLYGNVPLGGIVDIKPSIKRAEIGGVLNPKECLDIAGTIYGGKTLRRFIESIEDLELLIINELVEKIEPLSELEREIRNCIDDNGHVMDAASDQLRSLRSKIRTNESRVRDRLDSYTKSKAKMLSDAIVTIRNDRYVLPVKQEYRGAIGGIVHDQSSSGQTLFMEPQAVVELNNQLQEARVQEKTEVERILRELTMRIAEDEEYLRQNVTILASLDFIFARAKLGQSMRAAMPKMNDQGIIKMHQARHPLLSDDEVVANDVELGESYHAIVITGPNTGGKTVTLKMVGLCTLMAQSGLQVPALDGCELAVFHDVFADIGDEQSIEQSLSTFSSHMTNIVDILEHVNEKTLVLFDELGAGTDPQEGAALAMAILDDVVSRNARIIATTHYPELKAYGYNRDGVVNASVEFDIESLRPTYRLLIGVPGRSNAFEISRRLGLRENVIVSAKSHIGTDSTSVENMIASLETARRNAESDYEEAEKVLTESEQLKEDLEKQWQLFDQKRESLYQKAEQKAEKALQNAREEAEQIVATIREMKHGATLKEHEWIEARKLFDEAQPNLSTKKSGKPTKQVNSTAELEVGDEVLVATLNQNGTVIDKTGKNEYQIQVGMMKIKAKRKDLQFIKREEPVVEKAIATVKGSNSHVKTELDLRGERYEDALRELEKYVDDALLAGYPNVSIIHGKGTGALRKGVQEFAKKHRHISNQRAGSMNEGGSGVTILEF; encoded by the coding sequence ATGAACCCGCGAATATTTAAGGTTTTAGAATTTGATAGAATTATCCAGATGCTAAAGGATCAAGCCGCATCCTCTTTAGGGAAAGAAAGTGCAAATCGTTTGAAGCCATCTACCAATTTACCTGAAGTACTTCGTTTACAAGACGAAACAGATGAAGCGGTTAGTATTGTGCGATTGTATGGAAATGTTCCGCTTGGTGGAATTGTTGATATAAAACCAAGTATTAAACGAGCAGAAATTGGTGGTGTATTAAACCCAAAAGAATGTTTAGATATCGCTGGTACCATTTATGGTGGGAAAACACTGCGTCGTTTTATCGAATCAATTGAAGATTTGGAACTACTCATTATTAATGAACTTGTAGAAAAAATTGAACCACTAAGTGAATTGGAACGTGAGATCAGAAATTGTATTGATGACAATGGACATGTAATGGATGCTGCATCTGATCAATTGCGTTCTCTGCGGTCGAAAATCAGAACAAATGAAAGCAGAGTTAGAGATCGGTTGGATAGTTATACGAAATCAAAAGCTAAAATGCTATCTGATGCGATTGTGACGATTCGTAATGATCGCTATGTGTTACCGGTCAAACAAGAGTATCGGGGAGCTATTGGTGGAATCGTTCATGACCAATCATCTTCGGGTCAAACATTATTTATGGAGCCACAAGCGGTGGTAGAGTTGAATAATCAGCTCCAAGAAGCAAGAGTCCAAGAGAAAACAGAAGTCGAACGAATATTACGTGAGTTAACGATGAGGATTGCAGAAGATGAAGAATATTTAAGACAAAACGTTACAATATTAGCTTCTTTAGACTTTATCTTTGCTAGAGCGAAATTAGGGCAATCGATGCGAGCTGCTATGCCAAAAATGAATGATCAAGGAATTATTAAAATGCACCAAGCACGTCATCCACTCTTGAGTGATGATGAAGTGGTTGCAAATGATGTTGAATTAGGTGAAAGCTATCATGCGATTGTGATAACAGGGCCAAATACAGGTGGTAAAACAGTTACGTTAAAAATGGTTGGTCTGTGTACACTAATGGCACAATCGGGTTTACAAGTTCCAGCACTTGACGGTTGCGAATTGGCTGTCTTTCATGATGTATTTGCTGATATCGGGGATGAGCAGTCAATTGAACAAAGTTTAAGTACTTTTTCTTCACATATGACAAATATTGTAGATATTTTAGAGCATGTCAATGAGAAGACTTTAGTTTTGTTTGATGAGTTAGGTGCTGGAACAGATCCACAAGAAGGTGCTGCTTTGGCAATGGCAATCTTAGATGACGTCGTAAGTCGTAATGCACGGATTATCGCTACAACACACTATCCTGAATTAAAAGCATATGGCTATAATAGAGATGGTGTAGTCAACGCCTCTGTTGAATTTGATATCGAATCGTTGCGTCCAACATATCGGTTATTAATTGGTGTACCAGGACGAAGTAATGCGTTTGAAATTTCACGTCGATTAGGTTTGAGAGAGAACGTAATTGTTTCTGCTAAAAGCCATATTGGTACTGATTCAACTAGTGTAGAAAATATGATTGCTTCTCTTGAAACAGCTAGACGTAATGCAGAGTCGGATTATGAAGAAGCTGAAAAAGTTTTAACTGAATCAGAACAACTGAAAGAAGACTTAGAAAAACAATGGCAGTTATTTGATCAAAAACGGGAATCTCTTTATCAAAAAGCAGAGCAAAAGGCTGAAAAGGCATTACAAAATGCACGTGAAGAAGCAGAACAAATTGTAGCTACTATTCGTGAGATGAAACATGGTGCAACACTAAAAGAACACGAGTGGATTGAGGCACGTAAGTTATTTGATGAGGCCCAACCAAACTTGTCTACTAAAAAATCAGGTAAACCAACTAAACAAGTTAACAGTACGGCAGAATTAGAAGTTGGAGATGAAGTTCTAGTAGCAACGTTAAATCAGAATGGAACCGTTATAGATAAAACAGGTAAAAATGAGTATCAAATTCAAGTTGGAATGATGAAGATTAAGGCCAAACGTAAAGATTTACAATTTATTAAAAGAGAAGAGCCAGTTGTAGAAAAAGCAATTGCCACGGTTAAAGGATCGAATAGTCATGTCAAAACAGAACTAGATTTACGTGGTGAACGTTATGAAGATGCACTTAGAGAATTAGAAAAATATGTAGATGATGCACTTCTAGCAGGTTATCCAAACGTTTCCATCATACATGGTAAAGGAACAGGTGCACTTCGAAAAGGTGTGCAGGAATTTGCTAAAAAACATCGACATATTAGCAATCAACGAGCAGGTAGTATGAATGAAGGTGGAAGTGGTGTAACCATTTTAGAATTTTGA
- a CDS encoding CvpA family protein: MIDIILIGLLILGVLRGLKRGFILQAFHLIGFIVAFIVAAMYYDNLSSKLEMWIPYPDLAEGETWAVFLEALPLENAFYNAIAFAIIFFVAKIILNIISSMLDFVAELPILHSINGLLGGVFGLLETYFILFVILYIAALIPNGSVQQAIDGSSIAGFIIENTPVLSAQIKTLWFDHVIGLIGD, translated from the coding sequence ATGATAGATATTATACTAATTGGATTACTTATTTTAGGTGTGTTAAGAGGATTAAAACGAGGGTTTATTTTACAAGCATTTCATTTAATTGGTTTTATTGTAGCATTTATCGTTGCAGCGATGTATTACGACAATCTTTCTAGTAAATTAGAAATGTGGATACCATACCCCGATTTAGCAGAAGGGGAAACATGGGCTGTGTTTCTAGAAGCCTTGCCATTAGAAAATGCGTTTTATAATGCAATTGCGTTTGCGATAATATTTTTCGTAGCAAAAATTATTTTAAATATTATTAGTTCAATGCTTGATTTTGTCGCTGAATTACCAATTCTACACTCGATCAATGGTTTATTAGGTGGAGTATTTGGTCTTCTTGAAACGTATTTCATTTTGTTTGTTATTTTATACATAGCCGCATTGATACCAAATGGATCTGTACAACAAGCAATAGATGGATCATCAATAGCAGGTTTTATCATTGAAAATACGCCTGTTTTATCAGCACAAATCAAAACATTGTGGTTTGATCATGTCATCGGTCTTATCGGTGATTGA
- a CDS encoding helix-turn-helix domain-containing protein, with translation MTDSDYKPKQLLTKREKEVFELLVQDKTTKDIAQELFISQKTVRNHISNAMQKLGVKGRSQAVVELLRMGELKL, from the coding sequence TTGACAGATAGTGACTACAAGCCGAAGCAACTATTAACGAAACGTGAAAAAGAAGTATTTGAGCTATTAGTACAGGACAAAACAACAAAAGATATAGCCCAAGAACTGTTTATATCCCAAAAAACAGTAAGGAACCATATTTCAAATGCAATGCAAAAGCTTGGTGTAAAGGGGCGTTCGCAAGCAGTTGTAGAGCTTTTAAGAATGGGTGAATTAAAGCTCTAA
- a CDS encoding YslB family protein, with the protein MHHNLNMTDQIAEQLQTTGSGYDLLRYVCLPDLLGKDATTILYVLGKNIARQIEWQTFDQVADFFNNTGWGSLTDIKQKRSEHIFELTGPAISQRMKSDLVVDYRLEAGFLAEAFQQLKGKPCECSEEIYPKKNTVAFHVLYTK; encoded by the coding sequence GTGCATCACAATTTAAATATGACAGATCAAATAGCAGAGCAGCTTCAAACAACTGGTTCTGGATATGATTTACTGCGCTATGTATGCTTACCAGACTTACTCGGAAAAGATGCTACTACAATTTTATATGTACTCGGGAAAAATATCGCAAGACAAATAGAGTGGCAAACTTTTGATCAAGTCGCTGATTTTTTTAATAATACTGGTTGGGGATCACTCACAGATATTAAACAAAAAAGAAGTGAACATATTTTTGAATTAACAGGACCAGCAATTAGTCAACGTATGAAATCTGATCTAGTCGTTGATTATCGACTAGAGGCAGGCTTTTTAGCAGAGGCTTTTCAACAATTAAAAGGGAAACCTTGTGAATGTAGCGAAGAAATCTATCCTAAGAAAAATACGGTTGCTTTTCATGTCTTATATACAAAATAA
- a CDS encoding DUF350 domain-containing protein — MASFWENIYVETAARYSVVILCIILFLVVFELVTSYKNWDEIKKGNLAVAMATGGKIFGISNVFRFSIEHNDSILESVGWGAFGFLLLLIGYFIFEFITPTYKIDTEIANDNRAVGFISMVISIGLSFIIGASIG, encoded by the coding sequence ATGGCTTCTTTTTGGGAAAATATCTATGTTGAGACTGCTGCACGGTATAGTGTTGTAATATTATGTATTATTTTATTTCTCGTGGTTTTTGAGTTAGTAACTTCTTATAAAAACTGGGATGAGATAAAAAAAGGTAACCTTGCTGTGGCAATGGCTACTGGTGGAAAAATCTTTGGTATTTCTAATGTATTCCGATTTTCCATTGAACATAATGATTCGATACTTGAAAGTGTTGGATGGGGTGCATTCGGCTTTTTATTATTACTGATTGGCTACTTCATTTTTGAATTTATCACACCAACGTATAAAATTGATACGGAAATTGCAAATGACAATCGAGCTGTTGGATTTATCTCAATGGTCATTTCAATTGGATTGTCGTTTATCATTGGAGCTAGCATTGGTTAA
- the zapA gene encoding cell division protein ZapA, whose product MSQTNKTRTTVDIYGKQYTIMGKANAHHVRMVATLVDEKMREIHAANKSLDTTKLAVLTAVNTMNDYMNLEKKYEELQRSIQMKEE is encoded by the coding sequence GTGTCCCAAACAAATAAAACACGTACTACAGTTGACATATATGGTAAGCAATATACGATAATGGGAAAAGCGAATGCCCACCATGTACGAATGGTGGCAACTCTAGTAGATGAAAAAATGCGCGAAATACATGCAGCTAATAAAAGCCTAGATACGACTAAATTAGCTGTATTAACAGCAGTAAATACAATGAATGATTACATGAATTTAGAAAAAAAGTACGAAGAACTCCAACGTTCAATACAAATGAAAGAGGAATAA
- the polX gene encoding DNA polymerase/3'-5' exonuclease PolX produces the protein MTIDKKDVIRLLDTIAVYLELKGENPFKIAAYRKAAQALETDDRSLIEIDNFTAMNGIGKGTAAVIDEYIEAGQSETLETLQKEVPEGLVPLLDLPGLGGKKIAKLYKELEVIDAATLKAACESGAVANLKGFGQKTAEKILKAISEASTRPERLPIAFMLPIVDEIEAYLNELEVVERFSRAGSIRRMRETVKDLDFIIASKDPLAVRDALLQIDLIKEVIASGETKVSVVLEKRFDVSVDFRIVAPEAFATTLHHFTGSKDHNVALRQRAKQQGEKISEYGVENTETGEVETFETEAAFFKHFGLHYITPELRQNRGELEAFEQEVSLISIEDIRGDLHMHTTWSDGAQSAEEMVKMAIERKYEYIAITDHSKFLKVANGLDETRLRKQREEIERLKKEYPEIHIFAGVEMDIRPDGSLDFTDDFLEEMDYVIGAIHSSFNQSEEEIMKRLTTALENPYVNIIAHPTGRIIGRREGYRVNLEALITKAKETNTILELNANPNRFDLSAKWIEIAQEQGVKIAINTDAHSYKTLSFMEEGVRVAKKGWLRPETVVNTWTKDDLIELFQSKR, from the coding sequence ATGACAATTGATAAAAAAGATGTAATCCGTTTGTTAGATACAATTGCAGTATATCTAGAGTTAAAAGGAGAAAATCCATTTAAAATAGCAGCTTATCGTAAGGCGGCTCAAGCACTTGAAACAGATGATCGATCATTAATTGAAATAGATAACTTTACTGCTATGAACGGAATTGGGAAAGGGACTGCTGCTGTAATTGATGAGTATATTGAAGCTGGACAATCAGAGACTCTTGAAACGTTACAAAAAGAAGTACCAGAAGGACTTGTACCCTTATTAGATCTACCAGGATTAGGCGGAAAGAAAATTGCCAAGCTTTATAAAGAATTAGAAGTAATTGATGCTGCTACATTAAAAGCTGCATGTGAAAGTGGTGCTGTTGCTAATTTAAAAGGATTTGGACAAAAAACAGCAGAAAAAATACTGAAAGCAATTTCTGAGGCTTCAACGAGACCAGAACGCTTGCCAATTGCGTTCATGTTACCAATCGTAGATGAAATTGAAGCGTACTTAAATGAATTAGAAGTAGTTGAGCGTTTTTCAAGGGCAGGAAGTATCCGACGCATGAGAGAAACGGTAAAAGACCTTGATTTTATTATTGCAAGTAAGGATCCTTTAGCGGTTCGAGATGCCTTATTGCAGATTGATTTAATAAAGGAAGTAATTGCATCTGGAGAAACAAAAGTATCTGTTGTGTTAGAGAAACGTTTTGATGTTTCTGTGGATTTTCGAATTGTAGCACCAGAAGCTTTTGCGACTACACTTCATCATTTTACTGGATCAAAGGATCATAATGTTGCATTACGTCAACGTGCAAAACAGCAAGGAGAAAAAATAAGTGAGTATGGAGTAGAAAACACCGAAACGGGTGAGGTTGAAACATTTGAAACAGAAGCGGCCTTTTTTAAACATTTTGGTTTGCATTATATCACACCGGAACTTCGCCAAAATAGAGGTGAACTAGAAGCGTTCGAACAAGAAGTTTCACTGATTTCAATAGAAGATATCCGTGGCGATCTACACATGCACACAACATGGAGCGATGGAGCTCAATCAGCAGAAGAAATGGTAAAAATGGCTATAGAGCGTAAGTATGAATATATAGCAATTACGGATCACTCCAAATTTTTAAAAGTAGCAAATGGACTTGATGAAACACGCTTGCGTAAACAGCGAGAAGAAATTGAAAGATTAAAGAAAGAATATCCCGAAATTCATATTTTTGCTGGAGTGGAGATGGACATTCGTCCAGATGGTTCTTTAGATTTTACAGATGACTTTTTAGAAGAAATGGACTACGTTATTGGTGCAATTCATTCTAGCTTCAATCAAAGTGAAGAAGAAATTATGAAGCGATTAACAACAGCGCTTGAAAACCCATACGTTAACATTATTGCGCATCCAACTGGACGTATTATTGGACGTAGAGAGGGTTATCGTGTGAATCTAGAAGCATTGATTACGAAAGCAAAAGAAACAAATACTATACTAGAATTGAATGCAAACCCGAATCGTTTTGATTTATCAGCAAAATGGATTGAAATAGCACAGGAACAAGGTGTGAAAATTGCTATTAACACGGATGCGCACAGTTATAAAACATTGTCCTTCATGGAAGAGGGAGTTCGTGTCGCTAAAAAAGGCTGGCTAAGACCAGAAACAGTAGTTAATACCTGGACAAAGGATGACCTAATTGAACTTTTTCAAAGTAAACGTTAA